In Anopheles gambiae chromosome 2, idAnoGambNW_F1_1, whole genome shotgun sequence, a single window of DNA contains:
- the LOC1274546 gene encoding vesicular glutamate transporter 3 isoform X1, which translates to MGRNSLRMDEKEVNFLPKPKIPKVGCFRAICDRIPARLVLYFLSWSGFLVSFVMRNDINFALVAMVQDPSANTTGSDHCNTLVNDVPSLEEGDNYNYTLSVANATTTVLLDGPASIDDIKFDWDSTVQAVIKSSFYWCYVLSQVVGGVATQYFGTKNVFGWSQFLTAACSLLIPHAADLHYGAVILLRSVQGFASGLTWPAMYAIVGYWIPPVERSRFMSSFQGFSIGIGLTYPLCGFIIAHFGWRQVFYTTGTIGMVWCVFWYLLAYNTPQEHPRITPEELEYIELNVSEDIKNGQGMRVPWRRIFTSMPVWAIGLTTFGRIWVHYTFIMSGPEYMQKIFCFDIQQNGLLSGAPFLCSYLSSVLFCYVADLLMDNKTLTLTNVRKLFTALSQIVPGVLVLLVGYLGYQIVTVLILWFIAVTFITASYAGAMANIVDIAPNLAGPVLAFAQTIHMTASFLQPLVTGFMVTDSQNINQWLHVFGVSSVVAISTYLIYQVFGTAEIQSWNYPVPDPEVTSSDDSAVIANQPMIKVEPGLKFDDDDDEDDDD; encoded by the exons atGGGTAGAAACTCGCTTAGAATGGATGAGAAGGAAGTGAACTTTTTGCCGAAGCCGAAGATACCGAAGGTGGGATGCTTCCGTGCGATCTGTG ATCGCATCCCAGCCCGGTTGGTGCTGTACTTCCTGTCCTGGTCCGGGTTTCTGGTGTCGTTTGTAATGCGCAACGATATCAACTTTGCCCTGGTGGCGATGGTGCAGGATCCGAGCGCGAACACAACCGGCAGCGATCACTGTAACACGCTCGTGAACGATGTGCCCTCCCTGGAGGAGGGCGACAACTACAACTACACGCTGTCGGTGGCCAACGCTACCACCACCGTGCTGCTGGACGGGCCCGCGTCCATCGACGACATCAAGTTTGACTGGGACTCGACCGTGCAGGCCGTCATCAAATCGTCCTTCTACTGGTGCTACGTACTGTCGCAAGTGGTCGGAGGCGTTGCTACCCAGTACTTCGGCACGAAGAATGTGTTCGGATGGTCCCAGTTTCTGACGGCGGCCTGCAGCTTGCTGATACCGCACGCGGCCGATCTGCACTACGGTGCGGTGATTCTGCTGCGCTCGGTGCAAGGCTTCGCCAGCGGGCTCACCTGGCCAGCCATGTACGCGATCGTGGGCTACTGGATACCGCCGGTCGAGCGGAGCCGCTTCATGAGCAGCTTCCAGGGCTTCAGCATCGGCATCGGGCTGACGTACCCGCTGTGCGGGTTCATCATTGCCCACTTCGGGTGGCGCCAGGTGTTCTACACGACCGGCACGATCGGCATGGTGTGGTGCGTGTTTTGGTACCTGCTGGCGTACAACACACCGCAGGAGCATCCGCGCATCACGCCCGAGGAGCTGGAGTACATCGAGCTGAACGTTAGCGAGGACATTAAGAATGGGCAGGGCATGCGGGTACCGTGGCGCCGCATCTTCACCTCGATGCCGGTGTGGGCCATCGGGCTGACCACGTTCGGGCGCATCTGGGTGCACTACACGTTCATCATGTCCGGGCCGGAGTACATGCAGAAGATCTTCTGCTTCGACATCCAGCAGAACGGACTGCTGTCCGGTGCGCCATTCCTCTGCTCCTATCTGTCCTCCGTGCTGTTCTGCTACGTGGCGGATCTGCTGATGGACAACAAAACGCTGACGCTCACCAACGTACGCAAGCTGTTCACCGCCCTGTCCCAGATCGTGCCCGgcgtgttggtgctgctggtcggGTACCTCGGCTACCAGATCGTGACAGTGCTGATACTGTGGTTCATCGCGGTCACCTTCATCACGGCGTCGTATGCCGGCGCAATGGCCAACATCGTCGATATTGCCCCGAACCTGGCCGGACCTGTGTTGGCTTTTGCTCAGACCATTCATATGACGGCTTCCTTCTTACAGCCACTTGTGACCGGCTTCATGGTGACTGATTCG CAAAACATCAACCAATGGCTGCACGTGTTTGGCGTATCGTCGGTGGTGGCCATCAGTACGTACCTAATTTACCAGGTGTTTGGCACGGCCGAGATACAGTCGTGGAACTATCCGGTGCCCGATCCGGAGGTAACATCCTCAGACGATTCGGCCGTCATCGCCAACCAGCCAATGATAAAGGTGGAACCAGGACTTAAGtttgacgacgacgatgacgaggaCGATGACGATTGA
- the LOC1274546 gene encoding vesicular glutamate transporter 3 isoform X2 — MESAHVHVRDKDRIPARLVLYFLSWSGFLVSFVMRNDINFALVAMVQDPSANTTGSDHCNTLVNDVPSLEEGDNYNYTLSVANATTTVLLDGPASIDDIKFDWDSTVQAVIKSSFYWCYVLSQVVGGVATQYFGTKNVFGWSQFLTAACSLLIPHAADLHYGAVILLRSVQGFASGLTWPAMYAIVGYWIPPVERSRFMSSFQGFSIGIGLTYPLCGFIIAHFGWRQVFYTTGTIGMVWCVFWYLLAYNTPQEHPRITPEELEYIELNVSEDIKNGQGMRVPWRRIFTSMPVWAIGLTTFGRIWVHYTFIMSGPEYMQKIFCFDIQQNGLLSGAPFLCSYLSSVLFCYVADLLMDNKTLTLTNVRKLFTALSQIVPGVLVLLVGYLGYQIVTVLILWFIAVTFITASYAGAMANIVDIAPNLAGPVLAFAQTIHMTASFLQPLVTGFMVTDSQNINQWLHVFGVSSVVAISTYLIYQVFGTAEIQSWNYPVPDPEVTSSDDSAVIANQPMIKVEPGLKFDDDDDEDDDD, encoded by the exons aTGGAATCGGCACATGTTCATGTTCGCGACAAAG ATCGCATCCCAGCCCGGTTGGTGCTGTACTTCCTGTCCTGGTCCGGGTTTCTGGTGTCGTTTGTAATGCGCAACGATATCAACTTTGCCCTGGTGGCGATGGTGCAGGATCCGAGCGCGAACACAACCGGCAGCGATCACTGTAACACGCTCGTGAACGATGTGCCCTCCCTGGAGGAGGGCGACAACTACAACTACACGCTGTCGGTGGCCAACGCTACCACCACCGTGCTGCTGGACGGGCCCGCGTCCATCGACGACATCAAGTTTGACTGGGACTCGACCGTGCAGGCCGTCATCAAATCGTCCTTCTACTGGTGCTACGTACTGTCGCAAGTGGTCGGAGGCGTTGCTACCCAGTACTTCGGCACGAAGAATGTGTTCGGATGGTCCCAGTTTCTGACGGCGGCCTGCAGCTTGCTGATACCGCACGCGGCCGATCTGCACTACGGTGCGGTGATTCTGCTGCGCTCGGTGCAAGGCTTCGCCAGCGGGCTCACCTGGCCAGCCATGTACGCGATCGTGGGCTACTGGATACCGCCGGTCGAGCGGAGCCGCTTCATGAGCAGCTTCCAGGGCTTCAGCATCGGCATCGGGCTGACGTACCCGCTGTGCGGGTTCATCATTGCCCACTTCGGGTGGCGCCAGGTGTTCTACACGACCGGCACGATCGGCATGGTGTGGTGCGTGTTTTGGTACCTGCTGGCGTACAACACACCGCAGGAGCATCCGCGCATCACGCCCGAGGAGCTGGAGTACATCGAGCTGAACGTTAGCGAGGACATTAAGAATGGGCAGGGCATGCGGGTACCGTGGCGCCGCATCTTCACCTCGATGCCGGTGTGGGCCATCGGGCTGACCACGTTCGGGCGCATCTGGGTGCACTACACGTTCATCATGTCCGGGCCGGAGTACATGCAGAAGATCTTCTGCTTCGACATCCAGCAGAACGGACTGCTGTCCGGTGCGCCATTCCTCTGCTCCTATCTGTCCTCCGTGCTGTTCTGCTACGTGGCGGATCTGCTGATGGACAACAAAACGCTGACGCTCACCAACGTACGCAAGCTGTTCACCGCCCTGTCCCAGATCGTGCCCGgcgtgttggtgctgctggtcggGTACCTCGGCTACCAGATCGTGACAGTGCTGATACTGTGGTTCATCGCGGTCACCTTCATCACGGCGTCGTATGCCGGCGCAATGGCCAACATCGTCGATATTGCCCCGAACCTGGCCGGACCTGTGTTGGCTTTTGCTCAGACCATTCATATGACGGCTTCCTTCTTACAGCCACTTGTGACCGGCTTCATGGTGACTGATTCG CAAAACATCAACCAATGGCTGCACGTGTTTGGCGTATCGTCGGTGGTGGCCATCAGTACGTACCTAATTTACCAGGTGTTTGGCACGGCCGAGATACAGTCGTGGAACTATCCGGTGCCCGATCCGGAGGTAACATCCTCAGACGATTCGGCCGTCATCGCCAACCAGCCAATGATAAAGGTGGAACCAGGACTTAAGtttgacgacgacgatgacgaggaCGATGACGATTGA
- the LOC133392146 gene encoding uncharacterized protein LOC133392146 codes for MVPSASIDDTVRWKVVAQELQRRTICVRAEGELQSATVMSLYPGLKKRQNSILLDRKLQQAEYEAAVGVFDDADVGLQQRRNVIAPDWRLQRATLTSLTRGSSSGRM; via the exons ATGGTCCCATCGGCTTCCATCGATGATACGGTGCGGTGGAAGGTGGTGGCGC AAGAACTGCAGCGGCGAACTATTTGCGTCCGTGCCGAGGGGGAGCTGCAGTCGGCGACCGTGATGTCGCTGTACCCGGGTCTGAAGAAGCGGCAGAACTCGATTCTGCTGGATAGGAAACTGCAGCAGGCTGAATACGAGGCTGCAGTAGGCGTCTTTGACGACGCTGATGTGGGGCTGCAGCAGCGGCGGAATGTGATCGCGCCTGACTGGAGGCTGCAACGGGCGACTTTGACGTCGCTTACACGAGGTTCCAGTAGCGGCCGAATGTGA